From Rutidosis leptorrhynchoides isolate AG116_Rl617_1_P2 chromosome 3, CSIRO_AGI_Rlap_v1, whole genome shotgun sequence, a single genomic window includes:
- the LOC139900483 gene encoding uncharacterized protein, which translates to MSSSSSSSHEDFTNYTLNLLDDDVSSEDDVNSCRESLHNFTMCIIDLYAIVYLGVPTLHDIQSMLEGHEMIHGFPSIMGNIDSFVKEFSSAVDEKRSYFTRKQVAARKDVERTFGILQGRWYILQQPAKAYEVNQMRQLMYTCIILHNIIFEDNGYNLSENDWVYEPVLNLQCTWIERCGTRPGRTGELRYREMYESLRSNLVEHLWSIRE; encoded by the exons ATGTCGTCTTCTTCGAGTTCTTCCCACGAAGATTTCACAAACTATACACTCAACCTGCTAGATGATGATGTTTCTTCTGAAGATGATGTAAATTCATGTCG GGAATCTCTACACAATTTTACAATGTGCATCATTGATTTGTATGCGATTGTCTACCTGGGAGTGCCTACGTTGCATGACATTCAAAGTATGTTAGAAGGTCATGAAATGATTCATGGTTTTCCGAGCATAATGGGTAACATCGACT CATTTGTTAAGGAATTTTCAAGCGCCGTTGATGAAAAACGTTCTTACTTTACAAGGAAACAAGTTGCTGCTCGTAAAGATGTAGAAAGAACATTTGGGATTTTACAGGGTCGTTGGTATATTCTACAACAACCCGCAAAGGCTTACGAGGTGAATCAAATGAGACAGCTTATGTATACGTGCATCATACTACACAACATCATTTTTGAAGACAATGGTTACAACCTTTCCGAGAATGATTGGGTTTATGAGCCGGTTCTTAATTTGCAATGTACTTGGATCGAGAGGTGTGGCACTCGTCCCGGAAGAACAGGGGAGCTACGTTATAGAGAAATGTACGAAAGCTTACGATCCAATTTGGTTGAACATTTATGGTCTATTCGAGAATAA